TGTTTCAACAGAGCATTTGGATTTTAAAAATCCATATGTAAATGGCGAAGACAGTATTCCCGAATATAGTGCTTACAAAAAAGAACTCAACCATTTGCATAGTCGCTATGATACAAAGTTATTGCGTGGTATTGAGGTAGGTTATGTTGACACTCATAAAGAAATGATTGAACATTTTTTAGCATCAAACCATTATGACATCATTCTTTTGAGCATTCATCAAAATGGCACAATTGATTATATGGATGAATCAGTAAAAGATTTGGATGTCGCAGATTTGATAGATGATTATTATTCACGTATGCTTGATGCTGTCCAATCTGTTGAGTTTGCCAATGTACTTACTCATTTTGATTATGGAGTGAGACTATTACAATTATCCGTTGATGAATTTAAAAAAATGGCTGAACCTTATCTTATCGATATTTTTAAAATAATGATTGATAAAAGGATTGCGTTTGAATTAAATGCCAAGAGTTTTATTAAATATGAAAATAAAGCCCTTTATGAATATGCGATTCCTTTATATATATCACTTGGAGGAACTCTGTTTACTTTAGGCTCAGATGCTCATGTAGCTCAAGATTATGAGTTGGGCTTTGAAGAAATGAAGAATTTACTTAGAAAAAATGATGTTACACTATTAGCTTTATACGATAATCAACAATTAACACTGGTTCCAATAAGCTAATAAAAAGCTTCCTTTTATCATTGTTAATAAAGTCAAGCCATCAAAAAATCTAAAAAAAATGAGATCTAGATAAATCTGTATAATAAATCGATGCACAAATCAAAAGGATTGTTTATTTACCTATATCACTTATTGAATACTCAACTACGTTCAGCTGTTAATTTTTAAACACCTTTTAATATAATAAAAATATAAACTTAAGGTCTGTATAGTTGAACGATTAATAGAATTAAAAAATCACAATAATTAATAGGCCAATCTCTTGTTTGATTTTATTAAATCAGTTGAAAGTCCTACGCTGTTCTACTTAGAATATTAATAGATTATTCTGTTTTCATCTTATTTAATTTATTGTTGCTCTGACAAACACTTATTTATTATAAAAAAAGGATTCAGATACCAAGTGAAAGTGCTTGGTATCTGAATCTTTTTTTGATTACTTCTACTCTATTTTTATGGTTTCAGCTTAAATATCATTTCAACTGGATTATGATCTGAATTCTCAAATTCAGCATCAATCACTTTTCCATTAACATTCTCAACGTTATCAGAAATGATAAATCCATCAATCAATGCTACAAAGGACTTCCCTTTTATATATGGTTTATCTAAGTTACGCACTGAAGGAACTGGCATTTTCGTTTTACTCAATGTTGCAACCTGTAGATTTTTCGGTAGCTCTTCTTTTGGAAAAGGTTGTAACCATGTGTATTCTTCTGTTGGGGTATTTTTAAATGTTTCAGTTGAAGAATCGAGTAAATCATGATTAAAATCACCACCACCGACAACATAATTTCCTTTTTTGTATTCATTTTCCATATGATCGAATAATTTATGCACTTGCTCATTTTGGATTTTTTGATCCTTGATATAGGCCGATAGATGAACATTATACAGCATCAAATATTTGCCATTTTCAACTGGAATTTTTGAGACCGTGAAGGCACGATCTAAATCAAAGAATTTATTGACATTGGTTTCGATCGGTAGGCTATAGCGCGTACTTTTTTCAATCTCGTGATTGCTCAATGTTACGATGCCTGATTTTGATTTACCAATTGGATCTAATACAGGATACATCAGAAACGCTGAATCATAATTGGTAGCAAACACACTAGTATAATCGGAAAATTGCTGATTGATTTGTGTCACTTCATCTACACCACGACTACGGGTGGCTTTTTCATCAACCTCTTGAAATAAAGCAAAATCCGGATTGATTTTTTTAGTCGTATCAATCACGCCAGAGATATTTTTGACAACACTTGCTTCACTGACTGCTTTAGATTGTTTACCGCCATCCATGAAAAAGGTGTAATCTGGCGTGTAAGAGCCATAGCCTATGTTAAAAGTTGAAATTTTGTATTCTTTATTTGTTGCCGTTTGGTTCATTTTAGCCTTTTGAGTGATTTCAACAGGCTCGTTATCCACAATTCTTCCATAACTGAAAAAAACATAGCCGACATAAACTAGAATGATGGCGATAAAAATGGATAGAACACTTAAAAATACTTTAATACTTTTCCTTAAATTCATGATTTTCTCAACTTTCTACTGGGTACTTTCCATTCTACAATAAGAACAAACACTTTCGTTTGTCTGCATCGGTGCACCGCAAAAATGACAGATTTTGTTTCCTACTTTGATCGTATTTTCCTGATCGGGTCTTATCTTAATTCGCTCTTTTGGGATTTCGTTGGACTTTTCTTTTGAGACATCCTTTGTTACTGCAGCTCTCGTTATCTTATGTCTATCTTCAACCATTTGCTTTTTTGGTTCTGGTTCTCGATAAAAAAGGCTCGTAACAGCATCAAACACCCCAATCACTCGTAACGATAAATATAAAGAGTAAAATACCACCTGAAATAAAATTTCTATTTAAAATCCTTGGAATCCGCGTTGCCCCAAGTATTAAAGTAAGTAAAAACGTATTTCTAGGTTCAAATTATACAACAACCCAGCTCTTTTGATCATAAATAGATTATCTTTTATAAACTGCCACATTCTTCTTTTTCCCCAACACATTTCCATCTTTTTAACGTAATATTCATTATAAGCGTAAAATGAGTTAGTTTCAATATAGGATAAAAAAGCAGAAAAACCTTTTCACAGGACTTTCCACTTTTCTTATTTTTTATGTCACTTAGTCTATCTTAGGTTTCATCTTATTGATCATCGCAGTAGTCTTAGGCAATAAGTCTTCATAATAATCAGCAATTTTAAGATTTATTGTCGCCAGTCTATCCTGTAGCTCTTCGATTTTCGCTGTAATACGTTCCTGTTCTTCTTCCAATAATTGTTTCCTTGCTTCAATCGTAGAGTCACCTACATTCGCTAAACGAACATATTCAATGATCATTTCCAATGTCATGCCAGACGCTTTTAATTTTAAGATCGACTGAATCCATTCAAGGTGAATCTCATCATAATCGCGAACGCCATGAACTGTTCTTGTAACAGCTGGGATTACGCCAATTCGTTCGTAATACCTTAATGTATCCGCAGAAATGCTTACTAGCTCTGCCATTTCTTTGATCGTCATCTATTTCTCCTTTTGTATAAAATCAATCGACTCTGACAATTCTTTATATTGCTCAGTCATTTGTATTTTCTGATTTGCCATATTTAAAGCTAACTCGTATGCATCACTACCTACCATTAACTCTAAAGGTGGTTGTGCCATTTCAACGACATACATATAAAGTGCAGTAACTTTTTCAGGGTCCCCTGCTTGATTCCCATTCATCGCAGCAACAAAACCTAAACGTTCTTCTACTGATTTTTTGTATGGCTCACTGATTATATGAGACATCGCATAGGAATTTTCTGATAAAAATTCTGTTCGCAAATACCCTGGTGCTGCATTGATGACGTGGATCCCAAACGGTTTGACTTCTTCTGCAACAGCTTGGCAAATTCCATTGATTGCAAATTTCGTTCCGGCATAGGTTGATTCAAATGCGCCAGCATAAAGGCCAGAAATCGATGATGTATTGATGATATAGCCAGATTTTTGACTTCGCATGATCGGTATAATAGCTCTCATCATATTCAATGTCCCAAACACATTGACATCAAAACAGGCACGAACTTCCTCATCCGTTAAATCCTCCGCAGCTCCTGCTACCATAAATCCTGCATTGTTTACTAAGACATCGATCCTCCCGAACTTTTCAACGGCTAACGCAATTACACGTTTGATATCTGTCTCATCTGTCAGCGACATGCTAACAGGTAAAAACGCTGGACTTTCAGGTCCCACCTTTTGAATTAGACTCTCTTTATTTCGACTTGTTGTGATAACTTGATGCCCATTATTTAGCAACGCTTTTGTTAACATTAATCCTAATCCTTTTGAACCTCCTGTTACGAACCAGACCTTTTTACTCATCTCTATACTTCCTCTCTTTTTTTTGTTTGATCGATCAACAAGGAAAGTATAAACCTTGGAGGTACCTCCAAGACAAGTTCTTTTTTAATTATTTTTTCGGACTAGCTCCGCAAGCTTATTTACAGTATTTGCATTTCTGATTGTAATTCGACTATACATCTTACTTCCAACGATTTTTGACCAACGGCTTCTTGAAAAGGTTTTGATCGGTGCCGACCAGAAAATGACTCGTTCGTGATAAGCAACTTTTTCGTACTCAGCTTTAGCCTCGCCGACAGATTCGATTACTTCTTCGGTTGTTGTTGGCGGAATCACAAAAATCACATTGTGCTTTGATTCTTTATCTGTATTCCACCATTCTGGCATCTGCTCTAATGCTTCCAGTAACATTTTGGCAGACACGATCGTCACAATAATTTTAAGCCCAAACTCAGATTCAATTAGTTTTTCACAATCTTCTGTCAGTTGTAAAATATTCGTTTCTTCACTAGAAAAAAGAATATTGCCACTATTTAAATACGTACTAACATTTATAAATCCATGCTGTTCAAACCGTTCTTTCAACGTTGCCATGACCACACGATTTTTTCCGCCTACATTAACGCCGCGTAATAAAGCAATATAAGTTGCCATATATAACTCCCACCACCTTAATAATTCATCCTCACTAAAGCAAATAGTTTTTTCAATGTTGTCCCTATATTATAATAGAGAAAAGAATAACTAGAAAGAAAAGAGGGTGTATCATGAAAGGTATCAATGAATTTTTTTCAAGTATTAATGAACCTGAACATCGTAAGCGTTTAGAAGAATTATTTGAATGGACGATAAAAACTTATCCGCAATTTAGTATTGTAATCAAATGGAATCAGCCGATGTTTACCGATCATGGTACTTTTATCATTGCGTATAGTACTTCAAAAAAGCATCTTTCCATTGCACCAGAAACTGTGACGATTTATACATTTAAAGAGGACATTGAGAAATCAGGCTATCAACACACAGATAATATCATCAAGATCACATGGGAGCAGCCAATTGACTATTCATTACTAAAAAAAATAATCGATTTTAACGTTCAAGAAAAAATCGATTACACGAAATTTTGGCGTGAATAACTTCTATAAAACGACCTTTATTCAAAAAAGTTTTATCGATAAGAAATTATTGAAGTAGCAAAATCAGCGTACATCTATTATTATTTAGACATAGAGAGTTACTTAATTATCTTCCCCAAAGATAAAATAAGAACCGATCCTATCTTGGCTGAGATAGGATTTTTTTTGACCTCGCTTTCCCCTCAGTAAAATATAAAGCGGAAAAATTAACAAAAGACTTTCTTTCTAGTGGCTGGTGTCCAGACCGAACAGAATGTTAAGAATTTCTTTAGAGAGAAAATAGCAATGCTGATAACACAAGCTTATTTTTTACTCTATCGACTTATTTTTTTACTATTTAACGAAATTATATTGACTATATTCTCACCTTTAAGTTAATATAGTGTTACAATATTAAATAAAAAAAGGCGCTCTGCAGGAGGACCACAAATCATCCCGCAGAGCCCTGTATTATCAGCACAAACTAATAATACAAGTTGCCTCCGTCAATTGTTTATTGACTATTCTCATTGTACTAAAAGTAAGAAAAGATTACTAGTCTTTTTTGCAAATTCAATGTGTTTAGTTGATATTTATTTAGCGAACGCTTCATGGTATTAGTTGCTGACTAATACCATTTTTTTAGTTTTCTATTGCTTATTTAGATAATTGGAGCGAAAAACAAAATAAACAGGCACTCTGCAAGAAGACCACAAATCCTCCTACAGAGCCCTGTATCGTCAGCACAAACTGACAATACAAGTTGCCCAGTCAATGCATTGACTTATTTATTTTACCTAATTTTTGTAAGAAATACTAGTGTTTTTTACAAACTTTTAGTAATTTGAGTAGTGAATGGTTATTCATTGAACTCTTGCACAGTATTGGTTGGTGGCCAATACTGTATTTTTTCGCTCTTTTTATAAATAGTAAACACCAAGTTCTCCTTTTTCTCATTACTTTCGTAAAGTAATCTCTCGGTGTTTACGAGCTTGTGTTCCTAGAATCAATCACTACCATACTTTTTACTTAGTCTGAAAAAGCTTGCTTAGTCAATGCGTACAGCGAGAACCAATCGAAAATAACATGCAAACAAATAATTTCCGAGATCTACAAGGCTAAGTAATAAAAAGTAACGAACAATTCTATGTTCACAAGTAATAGTTAGAATTAATCTGGCGGATTAGTGATTCTAACTTTCAAAAACAAGCAGGTTAGCAGAGCCTGTTCGTTCAAGCAGCTGTTTATCCAAATGCTATTCCTTTTTTGTAAACTACCAACCCAACCATTTTACCAACATAAGGGTAGACAGCTGTTTGTTTTTAATTCTATTTTTTTCAATTTTACAAGTTAAATCAAAATGGCACAATTGTTTCGTTTTTTGCTCCTGCTCTATAAATCTTCTATAATATGATCTGTATACCTATCCCAATATTCCGTATAGATTCTTTCTTGATTATTATCTAAATTCAATTGATACAATCTAAACGTCACCTCTAGATTCTTAGGCTGCCACTGCTCTTTGTACGAATATTTGTAGCTCATGCCAATTTTTTGCATGACTTTGCCACTACCAATATTATGGATATCATGTGTAGCTGTAATATACAGCCAACCTTGTACTCTCAAAAAATCGATAACTGCCTCACTGGCCTCTGTAACCAGTCCTAGGCCCCAATACTCTTTCAATAAACCATAACCAAAATCATGGCTTTTTGCACCACTTACTACAATATAGCCAATTGGATGCGGATTTTCTTTAAGACAAATGACAAAATAATAACCACCTTGTTTTTTGTAATTCGATTCAATCTGTGTCTCATAAAACTGCTTAGTTTCATCTCTATCCTTTACAGGATACCAAGGAAGATACCTATTTACGTCTTCATCAGATTATAGGATGTATAACGCATTCAGATTTGTTTCTGTTTTTTCAATTGTTCGAATGATTAATCTTTTTGTTTCAATCAATGCGTTTCTCCTTAAGGTTTATTTTTTTACCTAGTCAACTAGTTAAACATAAAAAAATACTTAGGTCTTAATTCCGTTAATACTACATAATTATAACTCTAATCCATTCTATCAAATATAAGATAGAATCAACTAGAATTATAATAGATAAAAAAATAATATCGGCATTAATCGGTTGCATATCTTCCTTTTATTAGTATAAAACAGAGGACTCTATCGTTGTTCTATTCATTCTCTTCTAATTTCTCAAAACGAACCAATTCTTCAATCGTTGTGCCTAATTCTTCTGAAATGGCATACATCAATAATAAAGATGGATTATGCTTATTTTTTTCTAAATTAATGATTGTTTGTCTTGCAACCCCAACTCTAGTCGCAAGATCATCCTGTGACAGTTCAGCTGAGGCTCTATAAGTGTTTACATACATTTCAGTTATTTTACTTTTTACCATTATAGACTCCTTTCTTGTTTTCATTCCACAAATATGTATTTTTACTATTTATTAAACTTTTAACGTCTTAATGTTAACATAAAATTATAAAGTGGGGAATACTTTTCGAGTGACACTTATCAAGGGTTCAGTAAATTATTCATTTCTTTTTTACCATTTAACGAACCACTCTCTACTACTGATCACTTTAGCTCCTTATATCATTGTACGTTTCTCTTGTCAGTTGTAAGTAGGCTCTTTTCCCTACTCATGCTAAAGTTTATGTAAATAGATTGATAGGGAGGAAAAACAATGATTGAATTCATTTTAGGTATTGCTTACCAAGTAACGATTTGTAATTGGCATGATAGTCGTTCTAAGAAAAAGGCTTAAGACTGTGACTGCTTTAAAACCAAGCCCAGCTAGTTTATTTCTATTTGACCTAGAGTCAACTCTAAGTGGTAAACTAATAGTAAGAATACTAGAGGAGGAATTTCCGTTGGCTTATAAAATTCATGAATTTTCAAAAATGACTGGTCTGACACCCTATACTCTGCGTTTTTATGAGAAAGAAGGATTGATCACAGTTAAAAGAGATCAGAATAATATTAGGATTTATGATGACCGCAATAAGGAATGGATCGATTTTTTTATGCATTTGAAAAAAACGGGTATGACGATTGAAAATATTAAGCAATATCTTGTTTGGTGGTATGAAGGAGACTCTACGAATCAAAATCGCTTGGATCTGTTAAAAAAACAAAAAGCAATTGCATTAAAAGAAATGGAACAAATTCAAGAAGGAATTGATATGCTGGATCATAAAATAGAAGTGTATAAAACGAGAATAGAAAATAGTCAAAAAAATTAATCTTGCTTTATTGACGAATGTAGTGAAAGAAAAAGAGTAGTCTAAACAGCATCGGCCGTTTAGACTACTCTCTTTCTTTATTTCAATTAGGTCCTATTTATTATAAATTTTCGGCCCTTTACGCATGTTTTTACGATCATTTTTAGGTGTTTCCATTTGTTTTGAACGGCCACCGCTTTGTTTCTTTTTGATTAATTCAAGCATTTTCTTTTTTGTATCCATTATTACACCGCCCTTGTCAATAGAGTCACCGACTCGATATGTGTTGTTTGTGGGAAGTTATCAACTGGTTGG
The DNA window shown above is from Enterococcus sp. 12C11_DIV0727 and carries:
- a CDS encoding helix-turn-helix transcriptional regulator, with product MVKSKITEMYVNTYRASAELSQDDLATRVGVARQTIINLEKNKHNPSLLLMYAISEELGTTIEELVRFEKLEENE
- a CDS encoding DUF1697 domain-containing protein, with amino-acid sequence MATYIALLRGVNVGGKNRVVMATLKERFEQHGFINVSTYLNSGNILFSSEETNILQLTEDCEKLIESEFGLKIIVTIVSAKMLLEALEQMPEWWNTDKESKHNVIFVIPPTTTEEVIESVGEAKAEYEKVAYHERVIFWSAPIKTFSRSRWSKIVGSKMYSRITIRNANTVNKLAELVRKNN
- a CDS encoding SDR family oxidoreductase; amino-acid sequence: MSKKVWFVTGGSKGLGLMLTKALLNNGHQVITTSRNKESLIQKVGPESPAFLPVSMSLTDETDIKRVIALAVEKFGRIDVLVNNAGFMVAGAAEDLTDEEVRACFDVNVFGTLNMMRAIIPIMRSQKSGYIINTSSISGLYAGAFESTYAGTKFAINGICQAVAEEVKPFGIHVINAAPGYLRTEFLSENSYAMSHIISEPYKKSVEERLGFVAAMNGNQAGDPEKVTALYMYVVEMAQPPLELMVGSDAYELALNMANQKIQMTEQYKELSESIDFIQKEK
- a CDS encoding endonuclease/exonuclease/phosphatase family protein, with amino-acid sequence MNLRKSIKVFLSVLSIFIAIILVYVGYVFFSYGRIVDNEPVEITQKAKMNQTATNKEYKISTFNIGYGSYTPDYTFFMDGGKQSKAVSEASVVKNISGVIDTTKKINPDFALFQEVDEKATRSRGVDEVTQINQQFSDYTSVFATNYDSAFLMYPVLDPIGKSKSGIVTLSNHEIEKSTRYSLPIETNVNKFFDLDRAFTVSKIPVENGKYLMLYNVHLSAYIKDQKIQNEQVHKLFDHMENEYKKGNYVVGGGDFNHDLLDSSTETFKNTPTEEYTWLQPFPKEELPKNLQVATLSKTKMPVPSVRNLDKPYIKGKSFVALIDGFIISDNVENVNGKVIDAEFENSDHNPVEMIFKLKP
- a CDS encoding iron chaperone; the encoded protein is MKGINEFFSSINEPEHRKRLEELFEWTIKTYPQFSIVIKWNQPMFTDHGTFIIAYSTSKKHLSIAPETVTIYTFKEDIEKSGYQHTDNIIKITWEQPIDYSLLKKIIDFNVQEKIDYTKFWRE
- a CDS encoding MerR family transcriptional regulator — its product is MTIKEMAELVSISADTLRYYERIGVIPAVTRTVHGVRDYDEIHLEWIQSILKLKASGMTLEMIIEYVRLANVGDSTIEARKQLLEEEQERITAKIEELQDRLATINLKIADYYEDLLPKTTAMINKMKPKID
- a CDS encoding MerR family transcriptional regulator; translation: MAYKIHEFSKMTGLTPYTLRFYEKEGLITVKRDQNNIRIYDDRNKEWIDFFMHLKKTGMTIENIKQYLVWWYEGDSTNQNRLDLLKKQKAIALKEMEQIQEGIDMLDHKIEVYKTRIENSQKN
- a CDS encoding PHP domain-containing protein, producing the protein MNYYDQHLHTHHSFDSNESFENYLDRFCPTIFVSTEHLDFKNPYVNGEDSIPEYSAYKKELNHLHSRYDTKLLRGIEVGYVDTHKEMIEHFLASNHYDIILLSIHQNGTIDYMDESVKDLDVADLIDDYYSRMLDAVQSVEFANVLTHFDYGVRLLQLSVDEFKKMAEPYLIDIFKIMIDKRIAFELNAKSFIKYENKALYEYAIPLYISLGGTLFTLGSDAHVAQDYELGFEEMKNLLRKNDVTLLALYDNQQLTLVPIS